One genomic segment of Streptomyces niveus includes these proteins:
- a CDS encoding ABC transporter ATP-binding protein, producing MTIIDKTADVPSPRGSDTSGTPLLEVRDLHVEFHTRDGVAKAVNGVNYSVSAGETLAVLGESGSGKSVTAQAIMGILDMPPGSIPRGEILFRGEDMLKMGSEERRLIRGRKIAMIFQDALSSLNPVLSVGYQLGEMFRVHQGLSKKEAKAKSIELMDRVRIPASKERVNDYPHQFSGGMRQRIMIAMALALEPDLIIADEPTTALDVTVQAQVMDLLAELQREYNMGLILITHDLGVVADVADKIAVMYAGRIVETAPVHELYKRPAHPYTRGLLDSIPRLDQKGQELYAIKGLPPNLTRIPSGCAFNPRCPSAQDICRTDIPALLPVTERDGGELPGRGSACHFWKETIHG from the coding sequence ATGACCATCATCGACAAGACGGCGGACGTTCCTTCTCCCCGCGGTTCGGATACCAGTGGCACCCCGCTGCTAGAGGTCCGCGACCTGCACGTGGAGTTCCACACCCGTGACGGTGTGGCCAAGGCGGTCAACGGAGTCAACTACAGCGTCAGCGCCGGTGAGACCCTCGCCGTGCTCGGCGAGTCCGGCTCCGGCAAGTCCGTGACCGCTCAGGCGATCATGGGCATCCTGGACATGCCGCCCGGGAGCATCCCCCGCGGGGAGATCCTCTTCCGCGGCGAGGACATGCTCAAGATGGGCAGCGAGGAGCGGCGGCTCATCCGCGGCCGGAAGATCGCGATGATCTTCCAGGACGCGCTGTCCTCGCTCAACCCGGTGCTCTCCGTCGGCTACCAGCTCGGCGAGATGTTCCGCGTGCACCAGGGCCTCTCCAAGAAGGAGGCCAAGGCCAAGTCCATCGAGCTGATGGACCGCGTGCGCATCCCGGCGTCGAAGGAGCGGGTCAACGACTACCCGCACCAGTTCTCCGGCGGTATGCGCCAGCGCATCATGATCGCGATGGCGCTCGCCCTGGAGCCCGACCTGATCATCGCGGACGAGCCGACCACTGCGCTGGACGTGACGGTCCAGGCGCAGGTCATGGACCTGCTGGCGGAGCTGCAGCGCGAGTACAACATGGGCCTGATCCTGATCACCCACGACCTCGGCGTCGTCGCCGACGTCGCGGACAAGATCGCGGTCATGTACGCGGGCCGGATCGTGGAGACCGCCCCCGTGCACGAGCTGTACAAGCGCCCCGCGCACCCGTACACCCGCGGTCTGCTGGACTCGATCCCGCGCCTGGACCAGAAGGGCCAGGAGCTCTACGCGATCAAGGGCCTGCCGCCCAACCTCACGCGGATTCCGTCCGGTTGTGCCTTCAACCCGCGCTGCCCGTCGGCGCAGGACATCTGCCGTACGGACATCCCGGCGCTGCTTCCCGTCACCGAGCGGGACGGCGGCGAGCTGCCGGGCCGCGGAAGCGCGTGCCACTTCTGGAAGGAGACGATCCATGGCTGA
- a CDS encoding ABC transporter permease, with amino-acid sequence MGEPIDAPTAEPADGKVGKPRSLWSDAWHDLRRNPLFVISGLLIVFLLTMAVFPGWFTSADPRYADLANHYLQKPNWGNFFAPDWFGYDIQGRSIYARIVYGARASITVALVVTLLVTVLGTVVGMLAGYFGGWIDSLLSRITDIFFGVPFILGAMVVLTSFEDRHVWVVILALAFLGWTSIARVARGSVLTIKQADYVMAAKALGASTTRILLRHIMPNAIAPVIVVATIALGGYISAEATLSFLGIGLAEPTVSWGVDISSGQEQLRNAAFVLIIPSVMVSITVLAFIMLGDAVRNALDPKLR; translated from the coding sequence ATGGGCGAACCGATCGACGCTCCGACGGCGGAACCCGCCGACGGCAAGGTGGGCAAGCCCCGCAGCCTCTGGTCCGACGCCTGGCACGACCTGCGGCGCAACCCGCTGTTCGTCATATCCGGCCTGCTGATCGTCTTCCTTCTGACGATGGCGGTCTTCCCGGGGTGGTTCACCAGCGCCGACCCGCGCTACGCCGACCTCGCCAACCACTATCTGCAGAAGCCCAACTGGGGCAACTTCTTCGCGCCCGACTGGTTCGGATACGACATCCAGGGCCGGTCGATCTACGCGCGCATCGTCTACGGCGCCCGCGCCTCGATCACCGTCGCGCTGGTCGTCACGCTGCTGGTCACGGTGCTCGGCACCGTCGTCGGCATGCTCGCCGGCTACTTCGGCGGCTGGATCGACTCCCTGCTGTCCCGGATCACCGACATCTTCTTCGGTGTCCCCTTCATCCTCGGCGCGATGGTCGTCCTGACCTCGTTCGAGGACCGTCACGTCTGGGTCGTGATCCTGGCGCTGGCCTTCCTGGGCTGGACCTCCATCGCCCGTGTCGCCCGCGGCTCGGTGCTCACCATCAAGCAGGCCGACTACGTGATGGCGGCCAAGGCGCTCGGCGCCTCGACCACCCGCATCCTGCTCCGGCACATCATGCCCAACGCGATCGCCCCGGTGATCGTGGTGGCGACCATCGCCCTCGGCGGTTACATCTCGGCCGAGGCCACGCTCTCGTTCCTGGGAATCGGCCTCGCCGAGCCCACCGTCTCGTGGGGCGTCGACATCTCGTCGGGCCAGGAGCAGCTGCGCAACGCCGCGTTCGTCCTGATCATCCCGTCGGTCATGGTGTCGATCACCGTCCTGGCGTTCATCATGCTCGGCGATGCGGTACGCAACGCCCTCGACCCGAAACTGCGCTGA
- a CDS encoding ABC transporter permease — MGRYVARRLLQMIPVFLGSTLLVFSMMYALPGDPVRALAGEQTVDPTQIAAMKKNLGLDLPLWHQYWNYLIGLFQGDFGTQIASGRPVADIITEAFPITVRLTLFAFTFTVLVGISMGVFAGLKADQLRDRGLLILTLLLISVPSFVLGFLGQYFFAFQLGWVDPNVSAEANWDELFLPAVVLGSLSLAYVARLTRTSVAENLRADYMRTAVAKGLPRRRIIGVHLMRNSMIPVVTFLGTDLGALLGGAVVTEGIFNVKGVGWNVFDALKHREGATVVGIVTLIVVVYLVASLLVDLLYAVLDPRIRYA, encoded by the coding sequence ATGGGGCGTTATGTCGCGCGGCGACTGCTCCAGATGATCCCGGTCTTCCTCGGGTCAACCTTGCTGGTCTTCTCCATGATGTACGCCCTGCCCGGTGACCCCGTGCGCGCGCTCGCCGGAGAGCAGACGGTCGATCCCACCCAGATCGCGGCCATGAAGAAGAATCTCGGTCTCGATCTGCCGCTCTGGCACCAGTACTGGAACTATCTGATCGGCCTGTTCCAGGGTGACTTCGGCACCCAGATCGCCAGCGGCAGACCCGTAGCCGACATCATCACGGAGGCGTTCCCGATCACGGTCAGACTGACCCTGTTCGCCTTCACCTTCACCGTGCTCGTGGGTATCTCCATGGGCGTCTTCGCCGGACTCAAGGCCGACCAGCTCCGCGACCGGGGACTGCTCATCCTGACGCTCCTGCTGATCTCCGTTCCCTCCTTCGTGCTCGGCTTCCTCGGCCAGTACTTCTTCGCCTTCCAGCTCGGCTGGGTGGACCCGAACGTGAGCGCCGAAGCGAACTGGGACGAGTTGTTCCTGCCCGCCGTCGTTCTCGGCTCGCTGTCGCTGGCCTACGTGGCCCGCCTCACCCGTACCTCGGTCGCCGAGAACCTGCGCGCCGACTACATGCGTACCGCCGTGGCCAAGGGCCTGCCCCGCCGCCGCATCATCGGCGTGCACCTGATGCGCAATTCCATGATCCCGGTGGTGACGTTCCTCGGCACCGACCTCGGCGCCCTGCTGGGCGGCGCGGTCGTCACCGAAGGCATCTTCAACGTCAAGGGTGTCGGCTGGAACGTCTTCGACGCGCTGAAGCACCGCGAGGGCGCCACGGTCGTGGGCATCGTGACCCTCATCGTGGTCGTCTATCTCGTCGCCAGCCTGCTCGTCGACCTGCTCTACGCGGTCCTGGACCCGAGGATCCGTTATGCCTGA
- a CDS encoding peptide ABC transporter substrate-binding protein: MRGAKSAKWVVGAIVVALAATACGGGGDDNGNGEAASKEKGKPAGYVSIDVGEPQKPLIPADTNESLGSYVIQSVFTQLLDFDAQGKIVYTNAESVNSTDSKTWTVKLKQGWKFHDGTPVTAESYVKAWNWYANIKNNQQNAFWFQDIAGYDDVHPEKGDPKSEEMKGLKVVDETTFTIELSAPVPYFEYKLGYATFAPLPEVFYKDTKAFGQAPVGNGPYIFEKWDHKKLIQVKANPDYQGPNKAKNKGVLFKNYATVEAAYQDLLSGNLDMIRQVGPKDLPKYKQDLGDRAIDQPYAAIQSLVPTFYSKTFKDIDPKVIQGLSMAVDRDTITKTVLNGTRKPATSFTPPGVAGNQDLGTDVFSFDAAKAKALVTEGGGVPGNKIWIQYNADGGHKEWVTAVCESIRNSTGVDCVPDAKPDFQTDLEARDNDEVKSMYRGGWVADYPLNVNFMRELYGTTAEANNGRFSDKEVDAAFKKGDNAATLEESIAAYQEAEKLLLTKMPAIPLWEYKTNGGYSKAVDNVTVDFHGDYNITDVTVAK; the protein is encoded by the coding sequence ATGCGCGGTGCCAAGAGCGCCAAGTGGGTAGTCGGCGCGATAGTCGTGGCTCTTGCGGCGACGGCCTGTGGTGGCGGCGGAGACGACAACGGCAACGGTGAAGCGGCATCGAAGGAGAAGGGCAAGCCCGCGGGCTATGTCTCCATCGACGTCGGCGAGCCGCAGAAGCCGCTGATCCCGGCCGACACCAACGAGTCGCTCGGCAGCTACGTGATCCAGTCGGTCTTCACCCAGCTGCTGGACTTCGACGCGCAGGGCAAGATCGTCTACACGAACGCCGAGTCGGTGAACTCGACCGACTCCAAGACCTGGACGGTCAAGCTCAAGCAGGGCTGGAAGTTCCACGACGGCACCCCCGTCACCGCTGAGTCGTACGTCAAGGCGTGGAACTGGTACGCCAACATCAAGAACAACCAGCAGAACGCCTTCTGGTTCCAGGACATCGCCGGCTACGACGACGTCCACCCTGAGAAGGGTGACCCGAAGTCCGAGGAGATGAAGGGCCTGAAGGTCGTCGACGAGACCACCTTCACCATCGAGCTCTCCGCTCCGGTTCCGTACTTCGAGTACAAGCTCGGCTACGCGACCTTCGCGCCGCTGCCGGAGGTGTTCTACAAGGACACCAAGGCGTTCGGCCAGGCGCCGGTCGGCAACGGTCCCTACATCTTCGAGAAGTGGGACCACAAGAAGCTCATCCAGGTCAAGGCCAACCCTGACTACCAGGGTCCGAACAAGGCCAAGAACAAGGGTGTCCTCTTCAAGAACTACGCGACCGTCGAGGCCGCGTACCAGGACCTCCTGTCCGGCAACCTGGACATGATCCGCCAGGTCGGCCCGAAGGACCTGCCGAAGTACAAGCAGGACCTCGGCGACCGCGCGATCGACCAGCCGTACGCGGCCATCCAGAGCCTCGTGCCGACCTTCTACTCGAAGACCTTCAAGGACATCGACCCGAAGGTCATCCAGGGTCTGTCGATGGCGGTCGACCGCGACACGATCACCAAGACCGTCCTCAACGGCACCCGCAAGCCCGCCACCAGCTTCACGCCCCCCGGCGTGGCCGGTAACCAGGACCTGGGCACGGACGTCTTCTCGTTCGACGCCGCGAAGGCCAAGGCCCTCGTGACCGAGGGCGGCGGCGTCCCGGGCAACAAGATCTGGATCCAGTACAACGCCGACGGTGGCCACAAGGAGTGGGTGACCGCGGTCTGCGAGTCCATCCGCAACTCCACCGGCGTGGACTGCGTCCCGGACGCCAAGCCCGACTTCCAGACCGACCTGGAAGCGCGTGACAACGACGAGGTCAAGTCGATGTACCGCGGTGGCTGGGTGGCCGACTACCCGCTGAACGTCAACTTCATGCGGGAGCTGTACGGCACCACCGCCGAGGCGAACAACGGCCGGTTCTCCGACAAGGAGGTCGACGCCGCGTTCAAGAAGGGCGACAACGCCGCCACTCTGGAGGAGTCGATCGCGGCTTACCAGGAGGCCGAGAAGCTGCTTCTGACCAAGATGCCGGCGATCCCGCTGTGGGAGTACAAGACCAACGGTGGTTACTCCAAGGCTGTGGACAACGTGACCGTCGACTTCCACGGTGACTACAACATCACCGACGTCACGGTCGCCAAGTAA
- the typA gene encoding translational GTPase TypA, whose amino-acid sequence MPTRHDIRNVAIVAHVDHGKTTLVDAMLKQAGAFAAHAAEHLDDRMMDSNDLEREKGITILAKNTAVKYHPKEGGTGDIPNLVTINIIDTPGHADFGGEVERGLSMVDAVVLLVDASEGPLPQTRFVLRKALSAKLPVILCINKTDRPDARIAEVVDETYDLFLDLDADEDQIEFPIVYACARDGVASLTKPEDGTVPADSTNLEPFFSTILGSVPAPVYDEDAPLQAHVTNLDADNFLGRIALCRVEQGELKKGQTVTWIKRDGTMSNVRITELMMTEALTRKPAEKAGPGDICAIAGIPDIMIGETLADLENPIALPLITVDEPAISMTIGTNTSPLVGKGGKGHKVTARQVKDRLDRELIGNVSLRVLDTERPDAWEVQGRGELALAILVEQMRREGFELTVGKPEVVTKDIDGKLHEPIERMTIDCPEEHLGAITQLMATRKGRMETMTNHGSGWIRMEWIVPSRGLIGFRTEFLTQTRGTGIAHSIFEGHEPWFGELRTRNNGSLVADRSGSVTPFAMVNLQERGVIFTEPGTEVYEGMIIGENSRADDMDVNITKEKKLTNMRAASADTTENVVPPRRLSLEQSLEFCRDDECIEVTPETVRIRKVVLDQKERGRAASRAKR is encoded by the coding sequence ATGCCCACGCGCCACGACATCCGTAACGTCGCCATCGTCGCCCACGTCGACCATGGCAAGACCACTCTGGTCGACGCCATGCTGAAGCAGGCCGGCGCGTTCGCCGCGCACGCCGCCGAGCACCTCGACGACCGGATGATGGACTCGAACGACCTGGAGCGTGAGAAGGGCATCACGATCCTCGCCAAGAACACGGCGGTGAAGTACCACCCCAAGGAGGGCGGTACAGGTGACATCCCGAACCTGGTCACGATCAACATCATCGACACCCCGGGCCACGCCGACTTCGGCGGCGAGGTCGAACGAGGGCTGTCGATGGTCGACGCGGTCGTCCTGCTCGTCGACGCCTCCGAGGGCCCGCTGCCGCAGACCCGTTTCGTGCTGCGCAAGGCGCTGTCGGCCAAGCTGCCGGTCATCCTGTGCATCAACAAGACGGACCGGCCCGACGCCCGTATCGCCGAGGTCGTGGACGAGACGTACGACCTCTTCCTCGACCTGGACGCGGACGAGGACCAGATCGAGTTCCCGATCGTCTACGCCTGCGCCCGTGACGGCGTCGCCTCGCTGACCAAGCCCGAGGACGGTACGGTCCCGGCGGACAGCACCAACCTGGAGCCGTTCTTCTCCACGATCCTCGGCAGCGTCCCCGCTCCGGTGTACGACGAGGACGCCCCGCTCCAGGCCCATGTCACCAACCTGGACGCCGACAACTTCCTCGGCCGTATCGCGCTGTGCCGCGTCGAGCAGGGTGAGCTGAAGAAGGGCCAGACCGTCACGTGGATCAAGCGTGACGGCACGATGTCCAACGTCCGCATCACCGAGCTGATGATGACCGAGGCGCTCACCCGCAAGCCGGCCGAGAAGGCGGGCCCCGGCGACATCTGCGCCATCGCCGGTATCCCGGACATCATGATCGGCGAGACCCTGGCCGACCTGGAGAACCCGATCGCGCTGCCGCTGATCACGGTGGACGAGCCGGCCATCTCGATGACCATCGGTACGAACACCTCGCCGCTCGTCGGCAAGGGCGGCAAGGGCCACAAGGTCACCGCCCGTCAGGTGAAGGACCGGCTGGACCGTGAGCTGATCGGTAACGTCTCGCTGCGCGTCCTGGACACCGAGCGCCCCGACGCCTGGGAGGTGCAGGGCCGAGGCGAGCTGGCGCTGGCCATCCTGGTCGAGCAGATGCGCCGCGAGGGCTTCGAGCTGACCGTCGGCAAGCCCGAGGTCGTCACCAAGGACATCGACGGCAAGCTGCACGAGCCGATCGAGCGCATGACGATCGACTGCCCCGAGGAGCACCTGGGCGCGATCACCCAGCTGATGGCGACCCGCAAGGGCCGTATGGAGACCATGACCAACCACGGGTCCGGCTGGATCCGGATGGAGTGGATCGTGCCGTCCCGCGGACTCATCGGCTTCCGTACGGAGTTCCTCACCCAGACCCGCGGCACCGGTATCGCGCACTCGATCTTCGAGGGCCACGAGCCGTGGTTCGGCGAGCTGCGGACCCGTAACAACGGCTCGCTCGTCGCCGACCGGTCCGGTTCGGTGACGCCGTTCGCGATGGTCAACCTCCAGGAGCGCGGTGTCATCTTCACCGAGCCGGGCACCGAGGTGTACGAGGGCATGATCATCGGTGAGAACTCGCGCGCCGACGACATGGACGTGAACATCACCAAGGAGAAGAAGCTCACCAACATGCGCGCGGCCTCCGCCGACACGACGGAGAACGTGGTGCCGCCGCGCAGGCTGTCGCTGGAGCAGTCCCTGGAGTTCTGCCGCGACGACGAGTGCATCGAGGTGACCCCGGAGACGGTCCGTATCCGCAAGGTCGTCCTGGACCAGAAGGAGCGCGGCCGCGCCGCGTCGCGCGCCAAGCGCTGA
- a CDS encoding ABC transporter family substrate-binding protein, giving the protein MSKVGAPRGRTCSRTIRSVALITTGVLALPALASCSSGDERSEVPAAAQDVGPAERDRIADGGTLRWAVDTVPTTLNTFQADADATTSRVAGAVLPSLFTLDKTGRPQRNPDYLESAKIVEREPKQVVLYKLNQQAVWSDGRELGAPDFVAQWRALSGKDSAYWTARNAGYERIQKIERGADDLEVRVTFNKPYADWRGLFSPLYPKDVMGAPNSFNDGARNKLKATAGPFQLKELDREDRQVTLVRNPRWWGARPKLDSIVLSAVSRDKRAAALADGTLDLAEIDSPVAERIKKAAHEKKGGAGAGPQSGTGPASASASAAASPSAENDSDDQKAEAAQASRKKADEAIAKYTKEQKGLRAYVVRKSLEPAFTQLALNGETGPLADERVRRAVARALDRQKLAEAVLKPLGLPANPPGSHLALAGQQAYADSSDALGEQNTQEAQGLLADAGWTPGGPLKKDDGTKAGSEADADKKKDKEKTKAEEEDGTKKDKEGDTESGSGSGPESASDGPSGSPSASASESGSESDSESDSEGASDEGAYIVGDNKPGRGAPVSGTGARVMAPAHGTAFQRAVLTGRTEPLNDSDVSAQDRQPGGGGMAGAYAPSGTAAPSSASASASTSASASTSPSASASASTSASASALPGPLAKDGKPLTLRFVLPSGSGSEQLRTVGEKIARMLDRIGIRTEITKVADANYFKDHIASGDYDLALYSWPATAYPATDGRPIYAKPVPASDGSLLVEQNYTRVGTDHINQLFDQAASELDEKAARDLLRQADARIWAAAGSIPLYQRPQLVAAKPSVANAGAFAFASPRYEDIGFKNTAKSGPQNPGKSAQPEKSAKAEKSADPEKSPQADKTEEADQTRKPEAAESESDE; this is encoded by the coding sequence ATGTCCAAGGTCGGCGCCCCACGCGGGAGGACATGCTCCCGGACCATCCGTTCCGTCGCACTAATCACCACCGGTGTGCTCGCCCTCCCCGCGCTCGCCTCGTGCAGCTCGGGTGACGAGCGGAGCGAGGTTCCGGCGGCCGCCCAGGACGTCGGGCCGGCGGAACGGGACCGGATCGCGGACGGGGGCACACTGCGCTGGGCCGTCGACACGGTGCCCACGACCCTCAACACCTTCCAGGCGGACGCCGACGCCACGACGTCGCGCGTCGCCGGAGCCGTACTGCCCTCCCTCTTCACCCTCGACAAGACCGGCCGTCCACAGCGCAACCCGGACTATCTGGAGTCGGCGAAGATCGTCGAGCGCGAGCCCAAGCAGGTCGTGCTCTACAAGCTCAACCAGCAGGCGGTCTGGAGCGACGGACGCGAGCTCGGCGCCCCGGACTTCGTGGCCCAGTGGCGCGCGCTGAGCGGCAAGGACTCCGCGTACTGGACCGCGCGCAACGCCGGTTACGAGCGGATCCAGAAGATCGAGCGCGGCGCGGACGACCTTGAGGTCAGGGTCACCTTCAACAAGCCGTACGCCGACTGGAGGGGCCTCTTCAGCCCGCTGTACCCGAAGGACGTGATGGGGGCGCCGAACTCGTTCAACGACGGCGCGCGCAACAAGCTCAAGGCCACGGCGGGTCCCTTCCAGCTCAAGGAGCTGGACCGGGAGGACCGTCAGGTGACGCTCGTGCGCAACCCCCGCTGGTGGGGCGCGCGGCCGAAGCTCGACTCGATCGTCCTGAGCGCCGTGTCGCGTGACAAGCGCGCCGCCGCGCTCGCCGACGGCACCCTCGACCTCGCCGAGATCGACAGCCCCGTGGCGGAGCGGATCAAGAAGGCCGCCCATGAGAAGAAGGGCGGCGCCGGAGCCGGACCGCAGTCCGGCACCGGGCCGGCGTCGGCGTCGGCGTCGGCAGCGGCGTCGCCGTCCGCCGAGAACGACTCCGACGACCAGAAGGCCGAGGCCGCGCAGGCCTCGCGCAAGAAGGCCGACGAGGCGATCGCGAAGTACACCAAGGAGCAGAAGGGCCTGCGGGCCTATGTCGTACGGAAGTCCCTGGAGCCCGCGTTCACCCAGCTCGCGCTCAACGGGGAGACCGGACCGCTCGCGGATGAGCGGGTACGGCGTGCTGTCGCCCGCGCGCTGGACCGGCAGAAGCTGGCCGAGGCCGTGCTGAAGCCGCTGGGCCTGCCGGCGAACCCGCCCGGCAGCCATCTGGCGCTGGCCGGACAGCAGGCGTACGCCGACAGCAGCGACGCGCTCGGGGAGCAGAACACCCAGGAGGCGCAGGGGCTGCTCGCCGACGCGGGCTGGACGCCCGGCGGTCCGCTGAAGAAGGACGACGGGACGAAGGCCGGGAGCGAGGCCGACGCCGACAAGAAGAAGGACAAGGAGAAGACCAAGGCCGAGGAAGAGGACGGCACGAAGAAGGACAAGGAAGGGGACACGGAGTCCGGTTCCGGTTCGGGCCCCGAGAGTGCTTCGGACGGTCCCTCGGGCAGCCCCTCCGCCAGTGCCTCCGAGAGCGGCTCGGAGAGCGATTCGGAGAGCGATTCGGAAGGCGCCTCCGACGAAGGCGCGTACATCGTCGGTGACAACAAGCCCGGACGCGGCGCCCCCGTCTCCGGGACCGGTGCGCGCGTCATGGCCCCGGCCCACGGCACCGCCTTCCAGCGCGCGGTGCTGACCGGCCGGACCGAGCCCCTGAACGACTCGGACGTCAGCGCCCAGGACAGACAGCCGGGCGGCGGCGGCATGGCCGGCGCGTACGCCCCGAGCGGCACGGCGGCCCCGTCCTCGGCTTCCGCTTCCGCGTCCACCTCGGCCTCGGCCTCCACTTCCCCGTCCGCGTCCGCGTCCGCCTCCACATCCGCGTCGGCCTCGGCCCTGCCCGGCCCGCTCGCCAAGGACGGCAAGCCCCTCACCCTGCGCTTCGTCCTGCCCTCCGGCTCCGGCTCCGAGCAGCTGCGTACCGTCGGCGAGAAGATCGCGCGCATGCTCGACCGCATCGGCATCCGTACGGAGATCACCAAGGTCGCCGACGCCAACTACTTCAAGGACCACATCGCGTCGGGCGACTACGACCTCGCCCTGTACTCGTGGCCCGCCACCGCCTACCCCGCGACCGACGGCCGGCCGATCTACGCCAAGCCCGTCCCCGCGTCCGACGGCTCGCTGCTGGTGGAACAGAACTACACCCGCGTCGGTACGGACCACATCAACCAGCTCTTCGACCAGGCCGCCTCCGAGCTGGACGAGAAGGCGGCCCGCGATCTGCTCAGGCAGGCCGACGCCCGCATCTGGGCCGCGGCCGGGTCCATCCCCCTCTACCAGCGCCCGCAGCTCGTCGCGGCCAAGCCCTCCGTGGCCAACGCCGGTGCCTTCGCCTTCGCCTCACCGCGCTACGAGGACATCGGCTTCAAGAACACCGCCAAGAGCGGCCCCCAGAACCCTGGGAAGTCGGCACAGCCCGAGAAGTCGGCCAAGGCGGAGAAGTCGGCAGACCCCGAGAAGTCGCCGCAGGCGGATAAGACGGAAGAGGCGGATCAGACGCGGAAGCCCGAAGCGGCGGAGTCCGAAAGCGACGAGTAG